TTTGGCTTTTACCTATTTGGTTAACGTTTTTTGTGTGCaactatattttgttttaattatcgTTTACTTATAGTGGTTTAAAGAATTTCATAAATGGAAGTGTCACAAATATagattttataaaaattaatttgtaCCCGTATTTAAACCGGTCCAGTTATTTTTTCTCAAGACGTTTTAACAACTTGTTTTctattcttgttgttgttgttgttgttatgaattttaattggaatatatatttgtattgattagtagtattatttgaGTTCTGAATTAATTGAATCTAGTTCTCAAGTTTCCCCAAGTTATTTCACTCGATCTACATTATACCATATACAATCATCATGTGACTGACTATGCAAGATCTTATATATTGATTCTGATTGATTAATGCATTTTATATGCTACTGATGAACGTTATGTACTGTTTATCATGACGAATGAATCAgttaagagagagagagagagagagaaaaaaaaattatcggAACTAACCAAAAACTTGAACTTTCTCACACGGTTGCACAAAACTACGATGTTAAATTGATAGCCTTCACTTTGATCAACAATAGTTAATGCTATTAATTCTTTTCGTTTCCCATTAAAATCAAAGTGAAATACACAAACCTTACTTTACATATGGATTAACAATTGGTggtgtagtgtatgctacttatgttgacagatataagtagtatgtaataccaaacagaagtggaatgcaaggcagaagattgagaagatcaaatTCAAGAAAACGGGAATGTAAACAGAGTAATTGTTATAAAAAACaggaatgaataaataataaggtTTGTCAGAGACAACTGATGCAAAGATATGtgagtcagctacaacgtaggataaGGCACAGagatacatcggtccaagttgccatacctcattagcacaacaagatgaacaccgaattcatagaagtagttcattcaatagtgttaatatataaaagaaacattgcatataaggataaaATACAGGAAGAacgaattagttcgtagaaggaagggtatgaagcgattttaatctcttagtttaagggaagacagagagtgtatacacccacatcattgtaatcgattctgaaccatgtcacacacagtctccaaccattggttacaatagtcacgcgaACACCAAACAAGTAGTCTGTGTCTGCCAACATTGCTAAGACcggaagttagtgacttcaatgactgatgccacgtcttcgtttggccgcccctaactttctcctaaccatctccaacacttgtcagcattgcgcatcgtggtaattggtgttcaggcatacgcaacacgtggcctaaccatctcagtcgatgaacattcacaacctcatcaactgattcatcatcattccctaataccatgtgtctaacctcaccattacttacccggtgatcccagcagatgcgagcaatatttctaaggcatctgtggtcaaatactagtagcttacgaatatcttcaactcttaatggccacattttgcagccgtaaagtagaatagaacaaactgccgcgcagtatactcggtCCTTTTATTCacagacagatatctcgccttcgccataggtgacgtaagttggcgaaagccaaacgagcttttcgaatccgtgctgagatttcgtcggacaccaacccattagggctgaccagacttccaaggtaagtaatcaacctccctcttcaattcctattattacTCCTACATCGGAAGATATGTAAATGATGTATTGAATgtgtggttttcatattttacccaAACACTCCGtgattttgcattaaacaataaattggtcttccccATATGAatcttcgttcactacagtagcgATCCCGTAAAAGTGATAAACATATGATAAGTGTACATAATTTCCAATTGTATTAACTAATTAAATGAGTTATAATGAACATATGTTTCGTACACTAACTAAGTTGTGTATGATTCATTGAAAATGTGACAGTTAGGTATAGAGGTGTGATATTTACAAACTTGTTTAGGGTAACAAGTTCAACACAACCGATAATAACTTCAAGGTTACGTAATACCAACGTTGTTATGGTACTATTAATCTAGTCTAGCCTGCTTAAACTTACAAAAACAGTTTCTAATACtctaagagagagagagaaagaaagagtaGAAAATAGACACATTGTCATTTGGTAAAAATAATAACTAGGACTGTTTACTGAATTTTCATTGATCACACACAGTTGattgttcgtttcactcgataTCGATCTACGGTAACtcatataaatataacaaaaaattcCACAACAAAAAAACTGTCTAAAAAGGTCCCAACAGcaacaaaaaacaacaacaagtcACTAATAAAAGAAATGTAAAACTATTATGATCAATAAAGGTGAAAGAATAAAGTTAGAAGGTATTTTATAAATTGTAGGCTTCATCTTATCAAATCGATTGAACTAATTAAGCAACAGAAGAAGACGAAGGAGAGGAAAGGAAGAAGGAtgggaggaggaggaggaagaagaagaaaagaggAGGAAAACTATGAGGAGAAAGAAGTAGAAGTATATAAATTGATTTATCCAGCAATAACAATTATATCAGTTGGATCAATAATGTATTGAATAAGTACAAAGTGCAGTTTTAATTACCATGATTCTGAGCAACGTACTCTTCATGTTTAATAAGGAAAAGGGTGTTTACAGCAAGTCTATGAGATTATTCTAAACAGAATAGGTACGTATTGACACTaatattttactttttaaaaaaaaacatgtatTCAAGCTTACCATGATCCAAGATAATCAATTCCAAGGCattgtattaaaataataacGGTTTGTCcagaaaagaaaaggaaaaataataaataattcgcTGAACTATCTGATCTATTAAGGTAAACAAAATGGAAATAAGAGAAAAAGATATATCAAAAGATGATTAGGTTTATATGAAAGTGAAAAGAAAACTTGTTCAACTTATAGTGATATATTACACTAACTACAAATTTGTATGTACTCAGCAATGAGTTATAACTTGAGATATGATAATTAATGACAGAAGTACGTCGAataggtttatttatttatatatttgaacacaaatattgatacaaaagggtaccgaatacatatgcgctacacacgTCACTTGgtttgtatgtgggctgtgatactgcccgagttctcagaccgaagcaggtggttgtcTTAGAGGTCCAGACCCGGAGCctctgacctaaaggtctgattcataaggcagtggagcaacgtaaggagatgtagtcccatgataaccggtgaccaacgattggttcatacgccatttgttcccgcaggatactggagcccatgtgcaccagtggtttgtaatcaggtttttccaactcccctagatggaacCTCCGTGTccgccaacccggttaaagcgcttttcgtcctccaaATTTCGTAAAGAACACCCCGAactcgagaaggcagtgagtaagacttccctggcagtggttgtatacgcgtagccatgtgagggcatttcgagaTTTTGACTTTCccccaccctcggtcgtaccagggcattttggggctTGTGGAGGATGATATTATGTCAAGACCACATAGGtcattctagcttctggacagacccatttgttcattcttctcaagccacactttgaccttgtcaattgtTCGTTTATTAATCCTGACCCTTTTCTATTTGATCGTATTTGTGCTAATTGCTCACCCTATTCATTACgtgtctgtaatttatttttgtttggatataaatattgagttacGTTTGATCAACTCGAGTTGGCTCTTCGTTGCacgtcattttgttttgtttctctaATTGTCTGTTTGGATCAATGAAAGtgagaaatatacatattcaaaatccgTTCTCATATTTGGCGTATTTTGTTCCATTATTTCTATAGCGTGAATTGAGACGATAGAAATATACGAGGGTTCGAGGTATGTATATTTCGAAGACAATCATCGTATGATCTAATTGGTGTCAGATACATGGCCATTAAGAACTGACAGATTTAATAGCTGGAATCTAGATATATTAAAAGAACTACGTGTTAGctcccaaataccctggtacggtcgagagtggggagagtcagctctcgctttcaaaatgttctcacatagccacgtgcgcacaaccactgccagggaagtcctactcaatctTTTcgcggcaggggtgttgtttatgaaattgagaggacgaaaagcgaagcTTTAACCATGTTGGAAGAtgtggaggatccacctaggggagctgGAAacccctgattccaaaccaatggtgtacatacatgggctccagcatcctgaaggaaaaaatgacgtatgaacctaatgttggtcaccggttaccatgagactgcatcttcttacgttgccccactgtcttgtggactAGACCTGTGGGTTGAAGGCTCCGACTGTCACctcctaataaaaccacctgttttgATTTggtcacccgggcagtatcccaaccctcacataagtcgaatgatttatgtggcataTACCTGTTTAGTGCCTTCGTGTAccaatgtgtttaaataataaaaataaataacgtGTTGGGGAAATATAAAGTTATTTACTTAATTCAAACATACTAATTTACCAAGtcttgaaatacatgattgtTAATTGAAACTGAAGAACGCTCAGTTGGATTCGAATTTGTTTACTCCATTACCATAAATTACCTGATAATAttcttaatgaataaattagaaaGCAAATAGATTTTGTTATGTTCGAATGAAGAATAAATGTGAATGGTAACTTGCGGGAATTATTTGtaaactgttattatatatTTCTTCTTATTGGTATGAATAATAAGTAACTAGACCATATATATTCGTATTCCTTTAACCATGAGCTTTCATTTGACTTATTGGCTACTGCAATACGGTTTACCATTCTTAGTTTATTCCCAGTTTATTAGTTACACTATCCCATACTCACAACCactttggcttgatcttgtgtaattattaatttttattttatgatatgatgCGGTCTGATGTGTTTCTATATAAAACTACGTATGTCCGAAATATGTGATTCATACAGTGAAAGTTGGTATCGTATTCTGAACTGAACAGCTAGGGCAAGGTGAGAAGCTACTGTAcagaggaccaataaggactcaaaGTTGACTCGAGGATGTTAGTACTGAATAACGCGTCATTAGTTTGGCACAGTGCCAAGGTCATATAAGTCGTGTTCTAATTGGTGATTCAGTCATGTGATATTATGCATGTACGTATAAATCCTAATTTCTAAACTGATAAGGTTTAATATCTGTTGatacaattttaaatgaatcGACTAGAGAATAGTTCAAATTTGACAATGAACTGATACATAGTTTTAAGTGGGGTTTTGTTCGCTGAGCTGAACAGAACTTTGattggttgtctaactaagatcagttagTAGTTTGAACTACGAAAAGTTCTGCGATCTCTAAAAATCTCCTCTACACTGATATTGagaaattttttgaaaaaaggACAAACATTTACCTTAATGCTTTATACAAAGGTCGATGCCATCCGAAAAAGCTTATAGGTGGCATAACAAGCACTAATAAAATTGATGCACCAAACAGTGGTCCTTCAGCTGCACCGTTACCAACAATAAAGTAGCCTAGTGCTCCAAACATATTGAATATTAACAAGATAGCATAGCCCAACCAAATACCATAACCCATTTTCGCCATCCATCGACAATCGAATGGAATATCATTTTCAAAATCTTGTCGAACACATGGTTTGCATGGACAGAATGGAGGGAATGGTGGCCAATTATGTGGACCTACAAAATAAAAAGaatctttttttttaacaaGACAACTAATACATATGATCATTGTGGACAGTGGTAAATATACAAGTTTATATTTAGGAAAAAAATAGTAACCAGTCATAATCAATCTTAAATACTAGCATGAATGTACTGTTGAGCCTAAGGAAAGTATATTAAGCAAATATAGGAAATCGAACGACGAAGTTGTGAATCTTTACCAACTAAGGAGACTAGGGAATGGTGTTACGTATGTCTTGATACCTATATCGATATGAGGTACATATTAGTCTAAGCTATGTCAGTAAGTGCAGACTTTCTGGTCAGCATTCTCGCAATAACTGTGATCAATTCACTTTTTATCGATACTTGATTACCAGTGACCCTTCATGTATACCTTTTCATCCTTACTTCTTGAACCATATTCTCAATGCTTAATCTTTCTCACTACCATTGATATTATAATTATTTCGACTGCTTAATTATGGCAGTACGTTGCTTTCATATTATTGTGTTAATGTAGGTACAGCAATTTAAACTCTGTGTTGATTATGACCGGTTGACAGAATATTTCATCTTATACTAATATGAACAGATaaggaatttcaatagtttagatcatgagtcaattgagactagaccatcatagaaaacctggaagcagtgaacggccgtttcgtcctattgtgggacttctcaggaAATTAACAAAATGAGAAGTAAGAGAGATTAGTTTCAATTACAATGGGAATTTAAGCATGAGAATTTGACAGTCCACATGATGAAAAGTTGACTAAAAGTTTGTAGAAAGCTAAGTAGAATGAGTGCAATTGTGCCATGATAACAAATTTCGCGCTTTACCAGTCAAAGTTTCAAGATAAAGAGATTAAAAATTTTGTTAGGTGGGCCTCATATCCAGGAAGTTTGAACCTACCGAAATGGTTTAGATCAGTATTCTATGAACTGACGTCACATCTTGGGGTTGTGTAGAAGGTTTAGTTGTGAACGATGAATTAAGCATTGCGCAAGTGTTCATAGGCGTCCTCTTAATCATAACTGTCACGTTGAGTAAGGATGGACGGACAGACAGACAGATATTACTAACATAGAGCCTGGCCTAAGTTGCCAGACCATATTAAGATGACGAGACAAAAATAGCAAGAGAACAAATTAATGTAGTAGCGATGGTAAAAAGAAAGACTAAACCTTGGGGATATGGACTGAAAAAGATAGAATGAGAaggtatttatgaataaatattggTGCTCAAAAACTAGAAGATAGGGAAAAAATTTATGTGCTTACGTGACAttaattctgagccatgtcacacttCTCCAACCCCTGATCGCAATTATCACTTCGATCCCAACGAGATAGTTTACATCTACGAATATGGCACAGACCAACAGTCAGCGACTTCATaaactgatgccacattttgatTTGAACACTTCTATcttccttccaacctacttctaaACGTGTCGAGTGAAGATTCACTACTTCACCAACTGATCTGTCATCCTTATCAATCACCTCAACATGACTACTTATTCGATCATTTCACAAAATGTGAACAAaggtatttacaattgaaaaaacaaacaaacaacccaTTAGCCTACAAATGTCTCCGACTTTCCATTGACTACAGAAATAAGGACAGTACATCTTTAAGCTGAAAAATTCCAATATCACAGAATCAATCACCATTCATAGTTTAACAGATTAATCTTTGAATAACAgacaaaatgtacatttttaactacaaaatgtatttgtaatgttttcaatgaaatacatgTAACTTTCTTCTTGGTGTTGTTGTTCTCTCCATAGTTTATTCAAAAAAAACACAAGAAACCCAATTTAAACTACAAATAACTATCTAATTATAGAATATAAAATGAGTTGCTAGATGAATGGTGAAGCACACTTTTAATGTATAAAGTATCCATTTAAGTGATTATTAAAATGATTGACTAGAGTAGTGATGGTGGAGGAGGGgtgaagaaagagaaaagagaCAAGGGTAATGACGTAAACATAAAgatattacatatatacatgagcATATGATTCAAACTATTTTAATTGTGTGCATTTTTTTGGTAAAAACATTTtggaaaatgaaaaacaaacaagcaaaactTATGAAAATGGAATGTACCTTTTAAAACATGTAAAACAAAGATGATAGACTatgaagttattattattattattatgattctgaaatgaaataaatgaagtaaaCTGAAGACAACTAAAGAGAGAAAATcgatcagaagggttttttgtggatattatagtaattttaatagttaagattatgagtcaattgaagctagaccactatggaaaacttggaagcactggatggccgtttcgttcaactagtatggaactcctcagcggtgtgcatccatgatcctgtcTCGTGAGATTTGAACACAGGACCAATCGGTCCCATGAGTGAACGTATAACCTCTAGACGATTGAACAGGCATcaagtggtgttaatgtctaacttcaactaatccacgaaattgaacaacacacatccaccattattttcagtgagttactatctcataaaagaccaggttgaactccactggtcactgtttcttactagaactctaggaaatacctcttgaagtcagtcactagtaagcatatgctgattagtatcagaaggggcttttcggatattatagtaatttcaatagttgcgatcatgattcaattgaagctagaccaccatgggaaacctggatatcattattagtaaaaGTTTCGACTTTTTACCGAAATTTGATTAGTCTTAGTTGAAATATGTGCATTTTGTGAGAATTATCTTAATAGAGCCATTATAtcataacatatatatatatagatggaTTGTAGTTAGAAGTGGAGTTTAACATGCAAGTTTTGTCCTGTCTTGAACTCttcagttgaattcattagctCAAGAGATAATGTGTTGGTGTTTGAAGCAAAACAATAGTATTCGGTTCGAGTTTCAGTGTGAATATCAAC
This DNA window, taken from Schistosoma haematobium chromosome 7, whole genome shotgun sequence, encodes the following:
- the SCAMP5_1 gene encoding Secretory carrier-associated membrane protein 5, variant 2 (EggNog:ENOG410V4EG~COG:U) is translated as MYSPYSKATAGGGNESVLALERRQAELEARAAELDRREKEQQARVNTIHSGPSPHNWPPFPPFCPCKPCVRQDFENDIPFDCRWMAKMGYGIWLGYAILLIFNMFGALGYFIVGNGAAEGPLFGASILLVLVMPPISFFGWHRPLYKALRSDSSANYLLFFLFFSGQTVIILIQCLGIDYLGSCGWINGIKTINRNDGVGVLMLLIATIFSILAGFCSFLLFKVHRYYRSSGASLHKAKLEMANAGVFERSGGFGAMP